One window of Caldisericum exile AZM16c01 genomic DNA carries:
- a CDS encoding APC family permease, whose protein sequence is MDEESVVFTRKASGLVRELSWWDVLLFTIAGPAASGMTYYTVKVPGLYPGGNMTLAFLVGLLVWLPPVLILAILSASFPRSGSLYVVISRVLHPILGFIPNWSYVVGGGASLAVGFLNYLGLIPLASSIQIAGIVSKNASLIALGEGLANPWTRLWIALALTVIMWILELLGIDKLKWILRAIIYIPLAITGIAIIIFFVKSGEPSFNVIFGTNSYQAVHDLATKLNIKDSFLSPGQAMQGMLLSVLWAYTAVEAVSYVGSEVKTPRLSYMRGMVLGLIAVGILYVLNAVAVYRSFGYNFITEYSWLYYNHFDELKGVLGTTPPAPSIPFYAAIIGKNTIFSIILGIGYFLWYINTSMIIWMAGVRGIFAMAFDRMLPLKLTEIGRLGSPTWANHLVGIVAIIGVFIGLGDSLGAQLSSAMLALEDYTCLVFIWPLGLAAMFLPYARPDLYEKSTFQYKWGKVPVISILGAIAFAIGWWMILNVTTEQNTLAMVVTTLLILVGLLFALYMWSKNREEGVDPNKIFKEIPPA, encoded by the coding sequence ATGGACGAGGAGTCGGTAGTGTTTACAAGGAAGGCATCAGGCCTTGTAAGAGAGTTGAGTTGGTGGGACGTATTGTTATTTACCATTGCAGGGCCAGCAGCATCAGGCATGACTTATTACACAGTAAAGGTTCCAGGGCTTTATCCTGGAGGAAACATGACTTTGGCATTTTTGGTTGGTCTTCTTGTGTGGCTTCCACCTGTATTAATTCTTGCAATTCTTTCAGCATCATTCCCAAGAAGCGGGTCACTTTACGTAGTTATCTCAAGAGTTTTGCATCCAATTCTTGGGTTTATCCCTAATTGGTCTTATGTCGTTGGAGGAGGCGCTTCACTTGCGGTGGGTTTCTTAAATTATCTTGGACTTATTCCTCTTGCTTCAAGTATTCAAATTGCAGGTATTGTTTCTAAAAATGCTTCGCTTATTGCACTTGGCGAAGGACTTGCAAATCCCTGGACACGTTTATGGATAGCGCTTGCTTTAACTGTTATAATGTGGATACTCGAGCTTCTTGGAATTGACAAACTCAAATGGATTTTGAGAGCAATCATTTACATTCCTTTAGCAATAACTGGTATTGCAATTATTATCTTCTTCGTAAAAAGTGGCGAACCTTCATTTAATGTAATCTTTGGCACAAACTCATACCAAGCGGTACACGATCTTGCTACAAAACTAAACATAAAAGACTCTTTCCTTTCGCCAGGACAGGCGATGCAAGGTATGCTCCTTTCGGTTTTGTGGGCTTATACCGCAGTTGAGGCTGTTTCATACGTAGGCTCCGAGGTAAAAACACCAAGATTATCTTACATGAGGGGAATGGTTTTAGGTCTTATTGCAGTTGGCATTCTCTATGTGCTAAATGCAGTTGCTGTTTATCGCTCATTTGGATACAACTTTATAACCGAATATAGCTGGCTTTATTACAACCATTTTGATGAACTAAAGGGAGTCTTAGGAACAACACCTCCTGCGCCATCAATCCCATTCTATGCTGCAATAATCGGAAAGAATACTATTTTCTCAATTATCTTGGGAATTGGCTATTTCCTCTGGTATATAAACACATCAATGATAATATGGATGGCGGGTGTTCGTGGCATATTTGCAATGGCATTTGATAGAATGCTTCCTTTGAAACTAACAGAAATTGGACGCCTTGGGTCACCTACATGGGCAAATCATCTTGTTGGAATTGTTGCAATAATTGGAGTATTCATAGGATTAGGAGACTCATTAGGTGCACAGTTATCTTCCGCAATGCTTGCACTTGAAGACTATACATGCCTCGTATTTATTTGGCCTTTGGGACTTGCTGCAATGTTTTTACCGTATGCTCGTCCCGACCTATATGAGAAATCCACATTCCAGTACAAATGGGGAAAGGTACCTGTCATATCAATTTTAGGTGCAATTGCGTTTGCAATTGGTTGGTGGATGATACTAAATGTAACAACAGAGCAAAACACACTTGCAATGGTTGTAACTACTCTTCTTATACTTGTTGGACTGCTTTTCGCTCTCTATATGTGGTCCAAGAATAGAGAGGAAGGCGTTGACCCTAATAAGATTTTCAAGGAGATTCCACCAGCATAA
- a CDS encoding LytR/AlgR family response regulator transcription factor gives MDIRAIIVDDEEPAREEIKSLLLKFPEVKVLGEFEDALSAFNFVSENSIDVIFLDINLSGISGMKLANEIKEFKNFPLIVFVTAYSEYAVDAFDVGAVDYILKPIDEGRFFKTVLKIKNVLSSKERRKEDFVVCSLDEELTLVRLSEITYFFTENGKLYVKKGKEELPVKGLNLQGAEERFSPVGFFRINKEYLINISKISKIIPWFKGKYMIEMDNGDKLPLSPHRQKEFREIFKF, from the coding sequence TTGGATATTAGAGCGATTATCGTCGATGACGAAGAACCTGCAAGGGAAGAGATAAAAAGTCTTCTTCTGAAATTTCCTGAAGTAAAAGTCTTGGGTGAATTCGAAGATGCGTTAAGCGCTTTTAACTTTGTCTCCGAAAATTCAATTGATGTAATTTTTCTCGATATAAATTTAAGCGGAATTTCCGGAATGAAACTTGCAAACGAAATAAAAGAATTTAAGAATTTTCCTCTGATTGTTTTTGTGACTGCCTATTCTGAATATGCAGTTGATGCTTTTGATGTCGGTGCTGTTGATTACATTTTAAAACCAATTGATGAGGGTAGATTTTTCAAGACAGTGTTAAAAATAAAAAATGTGCTTTCATCGAAAGAAAGAAGAAAAGAGGATTTTGTTGTTTGTAGTTTAGACGAGGAACTTACTTTGGTTAGGTTAAGTGAAATTACCTATTTCTTTACAGAAAATGGAAAACTCTATGTTAAGAAAGGAAAAGAAGAATTACCAGTTAAGGGGCTTAACCTTCAAGGCGCAGAAGAAAGGTTCAGTCCAGTTGGATTTTTTAGAATAAATAAAGAGTATCTTATAAATATCTCAAAAATATCAAAGATTATCCCTTGGTTTAAGGGAAAGTATATGATTGAAATGGATAACGGAGATAAACTTCCACTTTCTCCGCATAGACAAAAGGAGTTTAGAGAAATTTTTAAATTTTAA
- a CDS encoding metallophosphoesterase family protein codes for MKVFFAVDVHGATTVWRKWISAVSIYEANALILSGDLTGKVLVPLILQEDGSYKASYFGTTWILKNEDEVKNFEEKLSNAGAYYRRITKEQLQELKNNPDKVKQIMEEEMVKRMRDWLNLLVEKVDTKKIFTVVMPGNDDEFVIDPVIKEFEDRGIVYPLDKIIEIEGHEVMSFEYVNPTPWDTPRERDDREIQHMLEEKISKLKDPKNAIFNIHAPPFNTAIDLAPKLDKNLRLVGGLDGVKFVHVGSKGVRAVIEKYQPILGLHGHIHESSGFEKIGRTLCLNPGSEYGEGLLRGYIIDISKDGIENYFKIQG; via the coding sequence ATGAAAGTATTCTTTGCGGTTGATGTACATGGTGCAACAACTGTATGGAGAAAATGGATTTCTGCTGTTTCAATATACGAGGCAAACGCCCTAATACTCTCGGGTGATCTTACAGGAAAAGTTCTTGTCCCTCTTATCCTTCAAGAGGATGGGTCCTACAAGGCAAGTTATTTTGGAACTACATGGATCCTCAAAAACGAAGATGAAGTTAAAAACTTTGAAGAAAAACTTTCAAATGCAGGTGCATATTATAGAAGGATAACAAAAGAACAGCTCCAGGAACTCAAAAATAACCCTGACAAGGTTAAACAAATAATGGAAGAAGAGATGGTTAAAAGAATGAGAGACTGGCTAAACCTTTTAGTAGAAAAAGTTGATACTAAAAAAATCTTTACGGTCGTTATGCCCGGAAATGATGATGAATTTGTTATTGACCCAGTTATAAAGGAGTTTGAAGATAGAGGGATCGTATATCCTCTGGATAAAATTATTGAAATTGAAGGACACGAAGTTATGAGTTTTGAATACGTAAATCCAACCCCATGGGACACGCCAAGAGAAAGAGACGATAGAGAAATCCAACATATGCTTGAAGAAAAAATTTCAAAACTAAAAGACCCCAAAAACGCAATCTTTAATATTCATGCACCACCCTTTAATACCGCAATTGATCTTGCTCCAAAATTAGACAAAAATTTGAGACTTGTAGGTGGCCTTGATGGTGTTAAGTTTGTTCATGTTGGTTCTAAAGGCGTAAGAGCAGTTATCGAAAAATACCAGCCTATATTAGGACTTCATGGGCATATTCACGAGTCATCGGGGTTTGAAAAAATTGGAAGGACTCTCTGTTTAAATCCGGGCTCAGAATACGGTGAAGGTTTGCTACGAGGGTATATCATTGATATCTCCAAAGACGGCATTGAAAATTACTTTAAAATCCAAGGTTAG
- a CDS encoding phospholipase C/P1 nuclease family protein, with protein sequence MKNLKRLIILVLFFTFLPFVSVFGWNSHGLTLSYVVSNIDWLKNYNSIIITPYTYKNYETEPINPEFQVKYLEGKVGDKTDAVTILTTYADEPDWGLDENMKLSNLQVLTGGPQGYRHMYYKMGFITVGTAPTQIEFWFHMAEIAKSKGDLYWTFRFLARALHYMEDITQPYHGTPGPTSIILGNIFSGIKGLTIMCSNHHYALEDYQGYMVKIGNPDFVKTLQERFLPINEDKVKSLTDLGKFAASLNRERVKVLWPLETKLFGNDINSKKEKFKLTEDKIKMLDPTIEAEYNQVLLYSLRYFNGFSRLLLEYARKKLGF encoded by the coding sequence ATGAAAAATTTAAAAAGATTAATTATTCTTGTTTTGTTTTTTACATTTTTGCCATTTGTTTCCGTTTTCGGATGGAATTCACATGGTTTAACGCTCTCGTATGTTGTTTCTAATATTGATTGGCTCAAGAATTATAATAGCATTATCATCACACCTTACACATATAAGAATTACGAGACAGAGCCTATAAATCCTGAGTTTCAAGTTAAGTATCTTGAAGGCAAAGTTGGTGATAAAACTGACGCTGTAACGATACTTACAACCTATGCAGATGAACCTGATTGGGGACTTGACGAAAATATGAAACTATCAAATTTACAAGTTCTTACAGGTGGACCTCAAGGATATAGACACATGTACTACAAGATGGGATTTATAACTGTAGGGACTGCACCAACGCAAATTGAATTTTGGTTTCACATGGCTGAAATTGCAAAATCTAAGGGTGATCTATACTGGACTTTTAGGTTTCTTGCAAGAGCACTCCATTATATGGAAGATATAACTCAACCATATCACGGCACTCCTGGTCCTACATCGATTATTTTAGGAAATATTTTTAGTGGAATAAAAGGCCTTACGATAATGTGTTCAAATCACCATTATGCTCTTGAAGATTACCAGGGCTATATGGTGAAGATAGGAAACCCTGATTTTGTAAAAACTCTTCAAGAAAGATTTCTGCCAATAAATGAGGATAAGGTTAAATCACTTACAGACTTAGGAAAATTTGCGGCATCCTTAAACAGAGAAAGGGTAAAAGTTTTATGGCCACTTGAAACGAAATTATTTGGAAATGACATTAACAGTAAAAAAGAGAAATTTAAGTTAACAGAGGATAAAATCAAAATGCTTGATCCTACAATTGAAGCAGAATATAATCAGGTTTTACTATATTCTCTTCGGTATTTTAATGGGTTTTCGAGATTACTACTTGAATATGCAAGAAAAAAGTTAGGTTTTTAG
- a CDS encoding ArsA family ATPase, whose translation MQTFFFIGKGGVGKTTISASFASGLAKKGLKTLIVSLDPAHNLGDALNKDVFGKVVKISDNLDATEVDIDRAIVEYLTEMSKKMKNTYKYLSVLNIDRYFDVLRNSPGIEEYVTLEAIRKFLETDYSAIVFDTPPTGITLRVFAMPRISVVWTNSLIDMRRRILSKRQMVENIKGPISDVLDGEEVKIPSKESEDPVMQELFTYKKDMVNLMERFSSEENYVSVVTMAEELAFAESKRIRDALRENNIKLRRIYLNKYLEIENPPRELLGKIEEQKRVVEKMRKEFNEVEIREVPLLTESPRGIEALISIYEKYLV comes from the coding sequence ATGCAAACGTTCTTTTTTATTGGAAAAGGTGGAGTTGGAAAAACAACAATATCTGCCTCTTTTGCTTCAGGGCTTGCAAAGAAAGGTTTGAAAACGCTTATTGTTTCTCTTGATCCAGCGCACAATTTAGGTGATGCATTAAACAAGGATGTCTTTGGAAAGGTTGTTAAAATTTCAGACAATCTTGATGCAACAGAAGTAGATATTGATAGAGCAATTGTTGAGTATCTCACAGAAATGTCGAAAAAAATGAAAAATACATATAAATATCTTTCTGTATTGAACATTGATAGATATTTTGATGTTCTGAGAAATTCTCCTGGCATTGAGGAGTACGTAACACTTGAAGCAATTAGAAAATTTTTAGAAACAGACTATAGTGCAATTGTTTTTGACACGCCTCCAACAGGTATTACGTTAAGAGTTTTTGCAATGCCGAGAATTTCGGTAGTTTGGACCAATAGCCTTATAGATATGAGAAGGAGGATTCTTTCTAAGAGACAAATGGTGGAAAACATAAAGGGTCCGATTTCTGATGTTTTAGATGGCGAAGAGGTGAAGATCCCTTCAAAAGAAAGTGAAGATCCTGTTATGCAGGAGTTGTTTACATATAAAAAAGATATGGTTAACCTTATGGAAAGGTTTTCTTCAGAAGAAAATTATGTAAGCGTCGTCACTATGGCAGAAGAATTAGCATTTGCAGAATCAAAGAGAATAAGAGATGCCTTGCGTGAGAATAATATAAAACTAAGAAGAATTTATCTAAATAAATATCTTGAAATTGAAAATCCCCCCAGGGAACTTTTAGGTAAAATTGAGGAGCAGAAAAGAGTTGTTGAAAAAATGAGAAAAGAATTTAACGAGGTTGAAATTAGAGAAGTGCCACTTCTTACAGAATCTCCACGAGGAATTGAAGCGCTTATTTCAATATATGAAAAATATCTTGTATAA
- a CDS encoding carbon starvation CstA family protein — protein MYTTIIVLIGAIFYIALYFTYGKSIEKNVVKADASRETPAVRLRDNVDYVPANKFVLFGHHFASIAGAGPIVGPAIAVVWGWLPALLWVWFGNLFIGSVHDYLSLMASVRYDGKSIQWVAGELMGEGTKYIFELYVYFAMILVIAAFMGVFGPLANSTPEILTASLLFMVAAIVEGQLLYKTKLPFWLSSLIGVILTLLSIVLGFYFPWKVSLNALYWGQFIYIILAAALPVWFLLQPRDYLNSYILWGGVILGSIAAIISFKSFSWPAFTSFSANVVHPAVPSPFWPTVPLVIACGALSGFHSIVGSGTTSKQLDNELSGLFVGYGAMFMEGMLSTIVITSIAAYGLNIVQGFADKIAQAKPTLDAMKLSDPAYMAQYGNAIINLKTAEGKAIIGGALGLFTKSFGQLLYNSLRIPTKVGTIFGGLWASAFVLTTLDTTNRLARYAFQELVEPLKKVSVGLYEVLHNRWVASIIAAALGFYLIAYGGNAYTALWAGFAGTNQLLASIAMLTATNYVKRVQKASQGAIVLVLIPAIFLWITVFAALIWYLFKVVPVQASAIKGILGAFVVIMLILDLFLVFNFFRTYNKEYKPAKAKA, from the coding sequence ATGTACACAACAATCATCGTATTGATTGGTGCAATCTTCTACATTGCTCTCTACTTTACCTATGGAAAATCTATTGAGAAAAATGTTGTAAAGGCGGACGCAAGTAGAGAGACTCCAGCGGTAAGGTTGAGAGACAATGTAGACTATGTTCCTGCAAACAAGTTTGTTCTCTTTGGACACCACTTTGCATCCATTGCAGGCGCTGGGCCTATCGTAGGTCCTGCAATTGCTGTAGTTTGGGGTTGGCTTCCTGCGTTGCTTTGGGTATGGTTTGGTAACCTTTTTATTGGCTCTGTTCATGATTATCTCTCTCTTATGGCATCAGTTCGTTATGATGGAAAATCGATACAATGGGTTGCAGGAGAATTGATGGGAGAAGGCACAAAATACATTTTCGAACTTTACGTTTACTTTGCTATGATTCTTGTTATTGCTGCATTTATGGGAGTATTTGGTCCTCTTGCAAACAGTACACCTGAAATTTTGACAGCATCATTACTCTTTATGGTTGCAGCAATTGTTGAAGGTCAACTTCTTTATAAGACTAAACTTCCTTTCTGGCTCTCATCACTAATCGGAGTGATTTTAACGCTCCTTTCAATCGTACTTGGTTTTTATTTCCCTTGGAAGGTTAGTCTCAATGCCCTTTATTGGGGTCAGTTTATTTATATTATTCTTGCTGCAGCACTTCCAGTTTGGTTCTTACTTCAGCCAAGAGATTATCTCAACTCATATATTCTTTGGGGTGGTGTAATTCTTGGATCAATTGCAGCAATTATTTCATTTAAGTCTTTCTCATGGCCTGCATTTACAAGTTTCTCTGCTAATGTAGTTCATCCAGCAGTTCCGTCACCTTTCTGGCCGACTGTTCCGCTTGTTATTGCTTGCGGTGCCCTTTCTGGATTCCATTCAATCGTTGGTTCTGGAACAACTTCTAAACAACTTGACAATGAACTTTCTGGTCTTTTTGTAGGTTATGGTGCGATGTTTATGGAAGGAATGCTTTCCACTATTGTTATTACTTCAATTGCAGCTTACGGTCTTAATATAGTTCAGGGATTTGCAGATAAAATTGCTCAAGCAAAACCCACTCTTGATGCAATGAAACTTTCAGATCCAGCATACATGGCACAGTATGGAAACGCGATCATCAATTTAAAAACAGCAGAGGGAAAAGCGATCATTGGTGGTGCACTTGGTTTGTTTACCAAGTCCTTTGGTCAGCTTCTTTATAATTCTTTAAGGATTCCTACAAAGGTTGGAACAATCTTTGGAGGCCTTTGGGCATCTGCGTTTGTTCTTACAACACTTGATACAACAAACCGTCTTGCGAGATATGCCTTCCAAGAACTTGTAGAACCTCTCAAGAAAGTCTCTGTTGGTCTTTATGAAGTTCTTCACAATAGATGGGTTGCTTCAATTATTGCAGCAGCACTCGGCTTTTATCTTATTGCATACGGTGGAAATGCATATACGGCGTTGTGGGCAGGTTTTGCAGGTACTAACCAACTTCTTGCATCAATTGCAATGCTTACTGCAACAAACTATGTAAAGAGAGTTCAGAAAGCTTCACAAGGTGCAATTGTGCTGGTTCTTATTCCTGCAATCTTCCTCTGGATAACCGTATTTGCAGCCCTTATTTGGTACTTATTCAAAGTCGTACCAGTGCAGGCTTCAGCAATTAAAGGTATCCTTGGTGCGTTTGTAGTAATAATGCTTATTCTCGATCTATTCCTTGTCTTTAACTTCTTCAGAACATATAATAAAGAGTACAAGCCTGCAAAGGCAAAAGCATAA
- a CDS encoding aspartate aminotransferase family protein gives MGSIVIKTEIPGPKSREIRKKKETYVASPLEPLAPFFIARGEGAVVEDVDGNRFLDFTGGWGCLVVGYSPKPIVEAIQKQAENYIHTDFTSIPYEPYAELAKMIAERAPGNFEKAVAFFNSGAEAVENAVKIARGYTKRRAVVVFDGAFHGRTLLTMTMTHRPMPYKYIFGSAPDVYRIPRPNIHRNKYTPKDFERLLLDTVAPDDVAAVVIEPIQGEGGFNIPQPGLLEEIRRVTEKYGILFVADEVQSGYGRTGKFFAVENWGVVPDLISLGKSIAAGLPLSAVVGSKKFFDALPKGSIGSTFGGNPVACVAGIEVIKMIEREKLLDRAIHLGKIIRERFEEFQRKYPVVKEVRGIGAMQAIEFVKDHDTWEPDAETCQAVIQEALKNGVVLAGAGLHKNIIRLLIPLVITDEQLKEGLDVLDKAIETVTKGK, from the coding sequence ATGGGAAGCATTGTTATCAAAACTGAGATTCCCGGGCCAAAGAGCCGAGAAATCCGGAAGAAAAAAGAGACTTATGTGGCATCACCTCTTGAACCACTTGCGCCATTTTTTATAGCAAGAGGTGAAGGAGCAGTTGTTGAAGATGTTGACGGAAATAGATTCCTTGACTTTACTGGTGGTTGGGGCTGTCTTGTTGTAGGATATTCTCCAAAACCGATCGTTGAAGCAATTCAAAAGCAGGCAGAAAATTATATTCATACTGATTTTACTTCTATCCCATATGAGCCTTACGCGGAACTTGCGAAAATGATAGCAGAACGAGCTCCAGGTAATTTTGAAAAGGCCGTTGCCTTTTTTAACTCAGGCGCTGAGGCTGTTGAAAATGCAGTGAAAATTGCACGAGGTTATACAAAGAGAAGGGCTGTGGTTGTTTTTGATGGTGCATTCCACGGAAGGACTTTACTTACAATGACAATGACTCACAGACCAATGCCATACAAATATATCTTTGGTAGTGCACCTGATGTTTATAGAATTCCGAGACCAAATATTCATAGGAATAAGTATACTCCAAAAGATTTTGAAAGACTTCTTCTTGATACTGTTGCGCCTGATGACGTTGCAGCCGTTGTAATTGAACCAATCCAAGGGGAAGGTGGTTTTAATATCCCACAACCAGGGCTCTTAGAAGAGATTAGAAGAGTAACTGAAAAATATGGCATCCTTTTTGTTGCAGATGAGGTCCAGAGTGGTTATGGAAGAACAGGAAAGTTTTTTGCAGTTGAAAATTGGGGTGTGGTGCCGGATCTCATCTCATTAGGTAAGTCAATTGCAGCAGGTTTGCCGCTTTCAGCGGTAGTTGGAAGTAAGAAATTTTTTGATGCACTTCCAAAAGGATCCATCGGTTCAACTTTTGGTGGGAATCCTGTTGCTTGTGTTGCTGGTATTGAAGTAATTAAAATGATTGAGAGGGAGAAACTCCTCGATAGGGCTATCCACCTTGGGAAGATCATAAGAGAAAGATTTGAAGAATTCCAGAGAAAATATCCTGTTGTAAAGGAAGTTAGAGGCATTGGTGCAATGCAAGCAATAGAGTTTGTAAAAGACCATGATACCTGGGAACCAGATGCAGAGACATGCCAGGCAGTAATCCAAGAAGCGCTTAAAAACGGAGTTGTACTTGCTGGTGCAGGCTTACATAAGAACATAATAAGGTTGTTAATACCTCTTGTGATAACCGATGAACAACTCAAGGAAGGGCTTGATGTACTTGATAAAGCGATTGAAACTGTAACAAAGGGGAAATAA
- a CDS encoding 7-cyano-7-deazaguanine synthase: MAKALVLFSGGLDSQLACLILMKEGIEVVPVFFETYFFKAEKAKRFAEEIGLTLRIENISEEHLKIVQNPPHGYGKNMNPCIDCHMLMIKRAKEIMEKEGFDFIATGEVLDERPFSQRDKVFEEMEKTLGLEGKIVRPLSQKLLKISEAERKGLIKREHMLDIKGQSRVRQIQLAKDFGLKEYETPASGCILTDPEFAKRLKELKKINPCFDGNDTQILRNGRVFFEDKIVFIVGRNEFENKRLEDLRKSNDVLLVPDFPGPSVLIRSFSDEINDNIIYKGKELLIKYSKKVSDNPLDSIKEVKGA, from the coding sequence GTGGCAAAGGCATTGGTGCTATTTTCAGGTGGTTTAGACTCACAACTTGCATGCCTTATCCTTATGAAAGAGGGAATCGAAGTTGTGCCCGTCTTTTTTGAAACTTATTTTTTTAAGGCAGAAAAGGCAAAAAGATTTGCAGAAGAAATTGGACTCACGTTGAGAATTGAAAACATATCAGAAGAACACCTTAAAATTGTGCAAAACCCACCTCATGGATATGGCAAAAATATGAATCCATGTATAGACTGTCATATGCTTATGATAAAAAGGGCAAAGGAAATAATGGAAAAAGAAGGATTTGATTTTATTGCAACAGGAGAAGTACTCGATGAAAGGCCTTTTTCACAGAGAGATAAAGTTTTCGAAGAAATGGAAAAAACACTTGGGCTTGAAGGAAAAATCGTGCGACCATTATCGCAAAAACTCCTAAAAATTTCGGAAGCTGAACGCAAAGGACTCATTAAACGAGAACATATGCTTGATATTAAAGGACAATCAAGAGTGAGACAGATACAGTTAGCAAAGGATTTTGGACTTAAGGAATATGAAACCCCTGCATCAGGTTGTATTTTGACAGACCCAGAATTTGCAAAAAGACTAAAAGAACTTAAGAAAATAAACCCATGTTTTGATGGAAACGACACACAAATCTTAAGAAATGGGAGAGTTTTTTTCGAAGATAAAATTGTTTTCATTGTAGGAAGAAACGAGTTTGAAAATAAACGCCTTGAAGACCTTAGAAAATCCAATGATGTTTTGCTTGTGCCCGACTTTCCAGGTCCAAGTGTGCTTATAAGAAGTTTTAGCGATGAAATTAATGATAACATAATTTATAAGGGAAAAGAATTATTGATAAAGTACTCAAAGAAGGTAAGCGATAATCCGTTAGATTCTATTAAAGAAGTTAAGGGGGCTTAA
- a CDS encoding isoaspartyl peptidase/L-asparaginase family protein yields MKAIIVHGGAGDAKITHEIPERVQFVKKVAEEGFTLLKEGLDAVEVAVRAVKMLEDHPLFDAGRGSYLNEEGFVEMDAGIMDGSKLSIGAVAGVRNVKNPIELAYLVMEKSSHNILIGNGAEKFGKEHGVEFVPPYYFYSERIIKIFEGTYGDTVGAVVLDGKKIVSAVSTGGTPKKHVGRVGDSPIVGSGFYANDEFGAVSTGIGEDIMKLVLSFRISLYYPKYTINEAVKNCIDDLSRINGRAGLIALDKNGNIGYAFNTKGMFFAYIKEGQDSVIGGF; encoded by the coding sequence ATGAAAGCAATAATTGTACATGGTGGTGCAGGCGATGCAAAAATAACTCACGAAATTCCCGAAAGAGTCCAATTTGTAAAGAAGGTTGCAGAGGAAGGTTTTACGTTATTAAAAGAAGGGCTTGATGCAGTTGAAGTTGCAGTAAGAGCTGTAAAGATGCTTGAAGATCATCCCCTTTTTGATGCAGGTAGAGGTTCGTATCTAAATGAAGAGGGTTTCGTAGAAATGGATGCGGGCATTATGGATGGATCAAAATTATCAATTGGTGCAGTTGCGGGTGTTAGAAACGTAAAAAATCCGATTGAACTTGCTTACCTTGTAATGGAAAAGTCGAGCCACAATATCCTCATTGGAAATGGTGCAGAAAAATTTGGTAAAGAACACGGTGTAGAATTTGTCCCACCTTATTATTTCTATTCTGAACGAATTATAAAAATATTTGAAGGAACATATGGCGATACGGTTGGTGCAGTTGTGCTGGACGGGAAAAAAATCGTATCTGCGGTTTCAACAGGTGGAACACCCAAAAAGCATGTTGGACGCGTCGGGGATTCTCCAATTGTTGGGTCTGGATTCTACGCAAATGACGAGTTTGGTGCAGTTTCAACTGGTATTGGTGAAGACATAATGAAACTCGTTTTAAGTTTTAGAATTTCCCTATACTACCCTAAATACACAATTAACGAAGCGGTTAAGAATTGTATAGATGATCTTTCCAGGATTAATGGTCGTGCAGGTCTTATAGCACTTGATAAAAATGGTAACATTGGATACGCGTTTAATACGAAGGGAATGTTTTTCGCATATATAAAAGAAGGCCAGGATAGTGTCATAGGAGGTTTTTAG